Proteins from a genomic interval of Chitinophagales bacterium:
- a CDS encoding ThiF family adenylyltransferase, translating to MSIFYHEELYRSDAVLQKLKRLKVTICGAGALGGNIVESLARSGFGQLKVIDFDRIEERNLSTQPFQKSDIGAFKAQMIANNLYRAVGARVEGVIKRLEENNVHKLLKDSDLVVDVFDNSISRQVVTDYCTNKKVPCLHVGLAGDYAEVIWNELYRVPSATNDDVCDYPLARNLVTLATSVACEVIVGFAAKGVQESYTITLGDFAVKRFV from the coding sequence ATGTCTATTTTTTACCATGAAGAACTGTACCGTTCGGATGCGGTACTTCAAAAACTGAAGCGATTGAAGGTCACAATTTGTGGGGCAGGTGCTTTGGGTGGCAACATTGTCGAAAGTTTGGCTCGTTCGGGTTTTGGTCAATTGAAGGTGATTGACTTTGACCGCATCGAAGAACGAAACCTATCGACACAGCCTTTTCAAAAGTCGGATATTGGTGCCTTTAAAGCACAAATGATTGCCAACAATTTGTACCGTGCTGTTGGCGCAAGGGTGGAAGGGGTTATCAAGCGATTGGAGGAAAACAATGTTCACAAATTATTGAAAGATAGTGATTTGGTGGTGGATGTTTTTGACAATAGCATCAGTCGACAAGTGGTGACGGATTATTGCACCAATAAAAAAGTGCCGTGTTTGCATGTTGGTTTGGCGGGCGATTATGCGGAGGTGATTTGGAACGAGTTGTACCGTGTGCCTTCGGCTACGAATGACGATGTGTGTGACTATCCGTTGGCCCGCAACTTGGTGACTTTGGCGACTTCGGTGGCTTGTGAAGTGATTGTGGGTTTTGCCGCAAAGGGGGTGCAGGAGAGTTATACGATTACTTTGGGGGATTTTGCGGTGAAGCGGTTTGTTTGA
- a CDS encoding PD-(D/E)XK nuclease domain-containing protein, whose protein sequence is MYDGYSWDGEQFVYNPFSVIKFLKEGIFDNYWFETGTPAFLVEILRHYRVSGDTIAYKEVDSSFFNKFDIRYGIDVYPLLFQTGYSTIKKVQYEDTSVYYTLNYPNQEVQRSFVQNLIEVYTFKPPSVINTATIQLEKALKNRNIRVFEEQLNVLFSDISHHLFPFEKKKKDAQRELQEFMAWEGYFQTIIYLVLQYIGIRIQCEIIKHKGRLDAVIEVTDYIYIMEYKLEDAEVALKQIKEQKYAHSFLNTTKEVILMGVAFDRAKREVKKIEWEVWDKRLK, encoded by the coding sequence ATGTATGATGGCTATTCATGGGATGGTGAGCAATTTGTTTACAATCCTTTTTCAGTCATCAAATTTTTGAAGGAGGGAATATTTGATAATTATTGGTTTGAAACAGGAACGCCTGCTTTTTTAGTCGAAATTTTGCGTCATTATCGGGTTTCTGGTGATACAATTGCTTACAAAGAGGTGGATAGCAGTTTTTTCAATAAATTTGACATTCGATATGGCATTGATGTTTATCCACTTCTTTTTCAAACTGGATATTCTACGATAAAAAAAGTTCAATATGAAGATACAAGTGTCTATTACACCCTAAACTATCCAAACCAAGAAGTCCAACGTTCTTTTGTTCAAAATCTCATTGAAGTTTATACTTTCAAGCCACCAAGTGTGATCAATACTGCAACCATTCAATTGGAGAAAGCACTCAAAAACAGAAATATTCGAGTGTTTGAAGAACAGTTAAATGTTTTGTTTTCAGATATATCCCATCATTTATTTCCCTTCGAAAAAAAGAAAAAAGATGCACAGAGAGAGCTTCAAGAGTTTATGGCTTGGGAAGGATACTTTCAAACCATTATTTATTTGGTGCTGCAATACATAGGCATTCGAATCCAATGTGAAATCATCAAACACAAAGGGCGTTTGGATGCGGTCATTGAAGTCACAGACTATATCTACATTATGGAATACAAATTGGAGGATGCAGAAGTTGCTCTGAAGCAAATAAAAGAGCAAAAATATGCTCATTCTTTCCTCAATACAACTAAAGAAGTGATTTTGATGGGTGTAGCTTTTGACAGGGCAAAAAGAGAGGTTAAAAAAATTGAATGGGAGGTTTGGGATAAGCGGTTGAAGTAA
- a CDS encoding AAA family ATPase has translation MKKLPIGNQHFKQFIDEDLIYVDKTPLIHKLLTEGTYYFLSRPRRFGKSLLVDTLKQILLGNQDLFKDFWIYNKIEWKKHSVIHLDFSIIAYQAKGLEQALTEELQKIGNEYDLSIRSDNCKDAFRDLIEGLSKTEKVAVLIDEYDKPITDYITDLSKANEHREILREFYGGLKFLGDKLRILFITGIAKFSKVSLFSVLNNLDDLTLQPTYATLTGITHKELRHYFEAHLQKVAKKLKQPVEKVLGTYKKCMMAIHGMVSNLFTILFQSSNF, from the coding sequence ATGAAAAAACTCCCAATTGGCAACCAACATTTCAAGCAATTCATTGACGAAGATTTAATCTATGTTGATAAGACTCCCTTGATTCACAAATTATTAACGGAAGGTACTTACTATTTCCTATCTCGTCCTCGCCGCTTTGGTAAGTCATTGTTGGTAGATACATTGAAGCAAATTCTGTTGGGGAATCAAGATTTATTCAAAGATTTCTGGATTTATAACAAGATAGAATGGAAAAAACATTCTGTCATTCACTTGGATTTTTCAATCATCGCTTACCAAGCAAAAGGGCTGGAACAGGCATTGACAGAAGAGCTGCAAAAAATTGGAAATGAGTATGATCTCAGTATTCGTTCTGACAATTGTAAGGATGCTTTTCGTGATTTGATTGAAGGGTTGTCGAAAACAGAAAAAGTGGCGGTTTTGATAGATGAATATGATAAGCCGATTACCGACTACATAACAGATTTATCTAAAGCAAATGAACACCGAGAAATTTTAAGAGAATTTTATGGTGGGTTAAAGTTTTTAGGAGATAAGTTACGCATTCTCTTCATTACAGGCATTGCCAAATTTTCAAAAGTGTCCTTATTTTCTGTTTTAAACAATTTAGACGATTTGACACTCCAACCTACTTATGCCACACTAACAGGAATTACCCACAAAGAATTGAGGCATTATTTTGAGGCACATTTGCAGAAAGTAGCCAAAAAGCTTAAGCAGCCTGTCGAAAAAGTATTGGGAACATACAAAAAATGTATGATGGCTATTCATGGGATGGTGAGCAATTTGTTTACAATCCTTTTTCAGTCATCAAATTTTTGA
- a CDS encoding VWA domain-containing protein → MKFFNLSAIALLFTFLMFGSGCNLVGGKDDDTITCPLDNSKDLVLTIQDQFVSLPSSVSVFFKVDDKNDKPIPQLTSDNFVILEKGRNDDCARAVSSFEANSKIRPHSQIFTFNTILILDLSASVTATSLSELKEAAKSFIDQVQPENVGEAYRMSIRWFDGEDKLHLLQDFTHSNAKLKAAVESITANISSDPSTDLYGAVIKGVVKAQEVLVSYQQQDIISAVSMVIFTDGTDQAARHSKQDALNAVNNNISNVTTFTIGLGEEIDETVLKQIGRDGSFFAADKEELEAIFNEIAQLISSEANSYYLFEYCSPKRDGSGMNELRIEATSGNLKGSVTTTFDAAGFTSGCQ, encoded by the coding sequence ATGAAATTTTTCAACCTTTCTGCAATTGCCTTGCTATTCACTTTTTTGATGTTTGGAAGCGGCTGCAACCTCGTTGGCGGCAAAGACGACGATACCATCACTTGCCCTTTGGACAACTCTAAAGATTTGGTATTGACCATTCAAGACCAGTTCGTTAGCCTTCCTTCGAGTGTTTCTGTATTCTTCAAAGTTGATGACAAAAACGACAAACCGATTCCACAATTGACCAGCGACAATTTTGTCATTTTGGAGAAAGGCAGAAACGATGATTGTGCAAGAGCGGTATCGAGTTTTGAAGCCAACTCCAAAATTCGCCCTCATTCTCAGATATTTACCTTCAATACCATCCTGATTTTAGATTTGAGCGCAAGCGTCACTGCCACAAGTTTGAGCGAATTGAAGGAAGCCGCCAAAAGTTTTATTGACCAAGTACAACCCGAGAATGTGGGTGAAGCCTACAGAATGAGCATACGGTGGTTTGATGGAGAGGACAAACTACATTTGTTGCAAGATTTTACCCACAGCAATGCAAAACTCAAAGCGGCTGTGGAAAGCATCACTGCCAATATTAGCAGCGACCCTTCTACTGACTTGTATGGCGCAGTTATCAAAGGTGTGGTAAAGGCGCAGGAAGTGCTGGTTTCTTACCAACAACAAGATATTATTTCAGCAGTTTCGATGGTGATATTCACGGACGGAACGGATCAAGCTGCCCGACATTCGAAGCAAGATGCACTCAATGCTGTAAACAACAACATCTCCAATGTGACTACTTTCACGATTGGTTTGGGTGAAGAAATTGACGAAACGGTATTGAAGCAAATCGGTCGTGATGGTTCTTTCTTTGCAGCCGACAAAGAGGAATTGGAAGCTATCTTTAATGAAATTGCTCAATTGATTTCGAGTGAGGCAAATAGCTACTATTTGTTTGAGTATTGTAGCCCAAAAAGGGATGGCAGTGGCATGAATGAACTCCGTATTGAAGCAACTTCTGGCAACTTGAAGGGTTCGGTGACGACTACGTTTGATGCTGCGGGTTTTACGAGTGGGTGTCAGTAG
- a CDS encoding serine hydrolase, protein METLHFCRTAKTKNDNKKKLFHSLCWMILFSRLFLLQSSSAQVQQALPASESQQIEQIVNEEIVKQELIGLAIGVVNNGQIAYLKGFGYEDRAAQKKVDLDSKFRWASMAKSLTSIAAMKLWENDKLDLDKDVHSYVENFPEKGVTMNYLLQNQSGIGHYDEMDKSYPNWNRLQIAYSDNQPYNSYLSVNIFADAPLQSTPGTQYLYSTFGFNLAGAVVEKAGKDAYQKGYIDMVSEYIASPLGMTTLQPDYHFGNSANEVKGYFKNDMGEIELRNDDNITWKLPAGGFHSTIGDLTKFMQGVVNRKILKSATYDKMWTKQDKPDKDGSVADYGYGFGVNGSGVNLRVWHSGSQTKTKTLYLCYPNQGIGVAVMCNSEWANPWIIADKILKVLGISKSIDVYEWNCDEKSRASKHQFTGVWQSGNSDYLVRVAYTGEEFDMECKDLAEKGYRLMDFETFLEEDERKWDGVFVKEEGKYAMWQDMNEEDFAAKVEEMAAKGLRLIDVETYRKSGETQKWAGVFMEGRQKYAFLQDNSLLKGIGLDMVDVFNKKYKSLTAEGLRLIDIETYTNINGNRKWVGVFIEGKDEHALHRNLSKQEFQAKQKELAKQGLRLIDVEVYTSKGEEFWTGVWREGGGKFAVHQDLRFCPFYKKMEELRNEGYELFDLERY, encoded by the coding sequence ATGGAAACGCTACACTTTTGTCGGACTGCAAAAACAAAAAACGACAATAAAAAAAAACTATTCCATTCACTGTGTTGGATGATACTCTTTAGCCGTTTATTTCTGCTTCAAAGCTCCTCAGCACAAGTCCAACAAGCTTTGCCTGCCTCCGAAAGCCAACAAATAGAGCAAATTGTAAACGAAGAAATCGTCAAACAAGAACTGATTGGATTAGCGATTGGCGTGGTGAACAATGGACAAATTGCTTATTTGAAGGGGTTTGGATATGAAGACCGAGCAGCCCAAAAAAAGGTGGATTTAGACAGCAAATTTCGGTGGGCTTCAATGGCGAAATCGCTTACCTCGATTGCAGCCATGAAATTGTGGGAAAACGACAAATTGGATTTGGACAAAGATGTTCATTCGTATGTAGAGAATTTTCCTGAAAAAGGAGTCACCATGAACTATTTGCTTCAAAATCAAAGCGGTATTGGACATTATGACGAAATGGACAAAAGTTACCCCAATTGGAACCGATTGCAGATAGCCTATTCCGACAATCAACCCTACAATTCTTATTTATCAGTCAACATTTTTGCAGATGCCCCCCTTCAATCTACGCCTGGCACACAATACTTATACTCGACCTTTGGCTTCAATTTGGCGGGAGCAGTCGTCGAAAAAGCGGGGAAAGATGCCTATCAAAAAGGCTATATAGATATGGTAAGCGAATACATTGCCAGCCCTTTAGGTATGACAACATTGCAGCCCGATTACCATTTTGGAAATTCGGCCAACGAAGTAAAAGGCTACTTCAAAAACGACATGGGCGAAATTGAACTACGAAACGATGACAACATCACTTGGAAACTGCCCGCAGGTGGTTTTCATTCTACGATTGGCGACCTCACCAAATTTATGCAGGGTGTGGTCAACCGAAAGATATTGAAGTCAGCGACTTACGACAAGATGTGGACCAAACAAGACAAACCTGATAAGGACGGCAGTGTAGCCGATTATGGATATGGTTTTGGCGTGAATGGTTCGGGGGTCAACTTGCGGGTGTGGCACAGTGGTTCGCAGACCAAAACAAAAACTTTGTATTTGTGCTATCCAAATCAAGGGATTGGCGTGGCGGTGATGTGCAATTCGGAGTGGGCAAATCCTTGGATTATTGCAGATAAGATATTGAAAGTGTTGGGAATCAGCAAAAGCATAGATGTTTATGAGTGGAATTGCGATGAAAAAAGTCGTGCGTCAAAACATCAGTTTACAGGCGTTTGGCAAAGCGGCAACAGCGATTATCTAGTGCGTGTGGCTTATACTGGCGAAGAATTCGATATGGAGTGTAAAGACTTGGCAGAAAAGGGTTATCGCTTGATGGATTTTGAAACCTTTTTGGAGGAAGATGAACGAAAATGGGATGGCGTTTTTGTGAAAGAGGAGGGCAAATATGCGATGTGGCAGGACATGAACGAGGAAGATTTTGCAGCAAAAGTAGAGGAAATGGCGGCAAAAGGTTTGCGCCTCATTGATGTAGAAACCTATCGAAAAAGTGGTGAAACGCAAAAATGGGCTGGTGTTTTCATGGAAGGAAGGCAGAAGTATGCTTTTTTACAAGACAATTCGCTCTTAAAAGGCATTGGACTGGATATGGTTGATGTGTTCAATAAAAAATACAAATCCCTGACAGCAGAAGGGTTGCGACTGATTGACATAGAAACATACACCAACATAAATGGCAATCGAAAATGGGTGGGCGTATTTATTGAAGGAAAAGATGAACATGCGCTACACCGCAATTTGTCGAAACAGGAATTTCAGGCAAAGCAAAAAGAATTGGCGAAGCAGGGGCTTAGATTGATTGACGTGGAGGTTTATACTTCAAAGGGTGAGGAGTTTTGGACGGGTGTTTGGCGAGAAGGAGGCGGTAAATTTGCCGTTCACCAAGACCTGCGTTTTTGTCCTTTCTACAAAAAAATGGAGGAATTGAGAAACGAAGGATATGAATTGTTTGATTTGGAGCGTTATTAG